One genomic window of Thermogemmata fonticola includes the following:
- a CDS encoding SDR family NAD(P)-dependent oxidoreductase — MQRDVRGRVVLITGASRGIGRRVAVLLARRGAKLALTARSQDELERTARACLSEALAQGVEAQVLVEAGDVTRPADRERIVAATALRYGGVDVLINAAGVCSFGEFSTSTPEILRRVMEVNFFAAVEMVRLAQPYLERSAWQGSGEGWRPAVVNVASICGRWGIPSMTEHCASKHALVGWSEAIRAEFVRYGIDVLVVLPGLVRSDDLQRHLLRNEGKIYLDFAGAPPPEEVARDILRSLEHRRAETPSGWVSWGVWWSRRLFPRAVRFFMHRKVWRFARREREGQRIQQRIDRQRISPTWTGS; from the coding sequence ATGCAGCGTGATGTGAGAGGGCGGGTGGTACTGATTACCGGGGCGTCGCGGGGAATTGGGCGGCGCGTTGCCGTGCTGCTCGCTCGCCGGGGCGCAAAACTGGCGTTGACAGCCCGTTCCCAAGATGAACTGGAGCGGACCGCCCGCGCCTGTTTGTCCGAGGCGCTCGCTCAAGGGGTGGAAGCCCAGGTTCTGGTGGAAGCTGGGGATGTGACCCGGCCTGCCGATCGCGAACGGATCGTAGCGGCCACGGCGCTCCGTTATGGTGGGGTAGATGTGCTTATCAACGCAGCGGGGGTTTGCAGCTTCGGGGAATTCAGCACCTCCACACCGGAGATCCTGCGCCGGGTGATGGAGGTCAATTTTTTCGCCGCGGTGGAAATGGTCCGGCTGGCGCAGCCTTACCTGGAACGCAGTGCCTGGCAGGGAAGCGGCGAAGGTTGGCGTCCGGCGGTGGTGAATGTCGCTAGCATCTGCGGGCGGTGGGGCATTCCCTCGATGACGGAACATTGCGCCAGCAAGCATGCCTTGGTAGGCTGGAGCGAGGCGATCCGGGCCGAGTTCGTCCGCTACGGCATCGATGTGCTGGTGGTGTTGCCCGGTCTGGTCCGCAGCGACGATCTCCAGCGGCACCTGTTGCGCAATGAAGGGAAAATCTACCTGGATTTTGCGGGCGCTCCGCCGCCGGAGGAAGTGGCGCGTGACATTCTCCGAAGCCTGGAACACCGCCGGGCCGAAACTCCGAGCGGCTGGGTCTCGTGGGGGGTTTGGTGGTCCCGACGATTATTTCCCCGCGCCGTCCGCTTCTTCATGCACCGGAAAGTGTGGCGCTTTGCCCGGCGGGAGCGTGAGGGACAGAGAATCCAACAGCGGATCGATCGGCAGCGAATCTCCCCAACCTGGACGGGATCGTAG
- the asnB gene encoding asparagine synthase (glutamine-hydrolyzing) produces the protein MCGIAGMIDLQGVRTPPPSIVPTMAEVLMHRGPDEDGFYVASGLHLANRRLSIFGLDDGRQPVSNEDGSVWAVFNGELYDYPQLRPRLEGKGHRFRTHTDTELLPHLWEEYGPQMLEHVRGQFAFCLYDSRRREVLLARDRAGICPLFYTVVRHDGSDWLLFASEIKAILASGLVARQPDLQGLNHIFTFFAMPGPATVFAGIQCLIPGRFLHLRLGASLTPQEAVRQRVYWQVEYPDRGQEVRAFDQGERVVEEYEAVLLQSVQRRLQHADVPVVAYLSGGVDSSLVVALANKVLGRPIPTFTVAVQAPGLNETAEALHTARYLGCEPVIVNCGHEELRLGYPELIATAEFPVIDTSCLGLMHLARAVHEHGYKVVLTGEGADEWLAGYPWFKIHRLTGWLDRIPGLPLGYSLRSVMLWLRGHPRFPYAIYRETQKQMGGPNGWFDLYGIMSLNKLRFFTGAAREHALRHSALEDLELPENLMRWHPFHRQMYFGARIMLPGHLLASKGDRIAMHSSVESRYAFLDEDVIAFMARLHPRWKLRGLFRDKYIERLVARRWLPPEIAWRRKHMFRAPMDSWAKMGAQRWIDQVLSPESLAKTGLFDAKVVAEARQRLQRPGRGWLRTSLEMGLTAVTATQLWHHLYISGDLCEVPHCLHGSTRAVEAWVAQQGGRPVLQRAPRRETDTAVTPSAAASA, from the coding sequence ATGTGCGGAATAGCGGGTATGATTGATCTGCAAGGGGTACGCACCCCGCCTCCCTCCATTGTGCCGACGATGGCGGAGGTTCTGATGCACCGCGGTCCGGATGAGGACGGTTTTTATGTGGCATCCGGCCTCCATCTGGCAAATCGCCGTCTGTCCATCTTCGGGCTGGATGATGGCCGCCAGCCGGTCAGTAATGAGGACGGCAGCGTCTGGGCCGTGTTCAACGGCGAGTTGTACGACTACCCGCAGCTCCGTCCGCGGCTAGAAGGGAAAGGACACCGCTTCCGGACGCACACCGATACGGAGTTATTGCCGCATTTGTGGGAGGAGTACGGCCCACAAATGCTGGAGCACGTCCGCGGACAGTTTGCCTTTTGCCTTTATGACAGCCGTCGGCGCGAAGTGCTTTTGGCACGGGATCGCGCCGGCATCTGCCCTCTGTTCTACACCGTGGTCCGGCATGATGGCTCGGATTGGCTGCTGTTTGCGTCGGAGATCAAGGCGATCTTGGCCAGCGGTTTGGTGGCGCGCCAGCCGGACCTCCAGGGTCTCAATCACATCTTCACCTTTTTTGCGATGCCGGGGCCAGCGACGGTCTTCGCGGGTATCCAGTGCTTGATTCCCGGCCGGTTTCTCCATCTGCGCCTGGGTGCTTCTCTGACGCCGCAGGAAGCGGTCCGCCAGCGGGTGTACTGGCAGGTGGAATACCCGGACCGCGGCCAGGAAGTGCGGGCGTTCGACCAGGGTGAGCGAGTGGTCGAGGAATACGAGGCGGTGCTGTTGCAAAGCGTGCAGCGCCGCTTGCAGCATGCGGATGTGCCGGTGGTGGCGTATTTGTCTGGCGGGGTGGATTCGAGCCTGGTGGTGGCCCTGGCCAATAAGGTGCTGGGGCGGCCCATTCCGACATTTACCGTGGCAGTCCAGGCTCCCGGATTGAACGAAACGGCGGAAGCGCTGCACACGGCCCGGTATCTCGGTTGCGAGCCGGTTATTGTGAATTGCGGGCATGAGGAGCTGCGCCTGGGGTATCCGGAGTTAATCGCCACGGCAGAGTTCCCGGTAATCGACACCTCCTGCCTGGGACTGATGCATTTAGCCCGCGCGGTGCACGAGCACGGATACAAAGTCGTGCTGACCGGGGAAGGAGCCGACGAATGGCTCGCCGGTTATCCCTGGTTCAAGATTCACCGTTTGACCGGCTGGCTGGATCGGATTCCGGGCTTGCCGTTGGGGTATTCCCTGCGCTCCGTGATGCTCTGGCTGCGGGGGCATCCGCGCTTCCCCTATGCGATCTATCGCGAGACGCAAAAGCAGATGGGAGGACCCAACGGCTGGTTCGACCTGTACGGCATCATGAGCTTGAACAAGCTGCGCTTTTTCACGGGAGCGGCGCGGGAACATGCCTTGCGGCATTCGGCCCTGGAAGACCTGGAGCTGCCCGAAAACCTTATGCGCTGGCATCCGTTCCACCGGCAGATGTATTTCGGCGCCCGGATCATGCTGCCAGGGCATTTGCTGGCCAGCAAAGGGGATCGGATCGCCATGCATTCCTCAGTAGAGAGCCGCTATGCCTTTCTGGACGAGGACGTGATCGCCTTCATGGCCCGGTTGCATCCCCGGTGGAAACTCCGCGGCTTGTTCCGGGACAAGTACATTGAACGTCTGGTGGCCCGGCGCTGGCTGCCGCCGGAGATTGCGTGGCGGCGCAAGCATATGTTCCGGGCGCCGATGGATTCCTGGGCCAAAATGGGGGCGCAACGTTGGATCGACCAGGTTCTGTCTCCCGAATCCCTGGCCAAGACAGGCTTGTTCGATGCCAAGGTGGTGGCCGAGGCTCGGCAGCGGCTGCAACGGCCTGGCCGGGGTTGGTTGCGGACCAGTCTGGAGATGGGTCTGACCGCGGTGACAGCCACCCAACTGTGGCATCATTTGTACATCAGCGGGGACTTGTGCGAAGTGCCGCATTGCCTGCACGGTTCCACGCGTGCAGTCGAAGCCTGGGTGGCCCAACAAGGCGGCCGGCCCGTCCTCCAACGCGCCCCGCGCCGAGAGACGGATACAGCCGTGACTCCTTCAGCAGCCGCTTCAGCCTAG